In Fervidobacterium sp., a single window of DNA contains:
- a CDS encoding inorganic phosphate transporter, which yields MTMIIFFAVVVGMFMAFTIGANDVANGMATAVGARAITPKQAALLASILEFLGAVMFGATVTKTIANGIVSIEHITNPKLVMYGAISALLAASAWVMLATIFAMPVSTTHSIIGGMVGFGLVSGGTKVIYWTKLFKIVLSWFISPVIGGLLAFFVFKVLTITILHRPSPLNAAKKVAPLLIGFTFFLISFLFSVKTLRKNYSSSLVTGIVFFAVSWLLSYLLIRKYAKKTNNEYNAVEGIFKNVQVMTSAYVCFSHGANDVANAVGPIALIYMINKIHTTHVSSIEIPKHILFIGGIGIALGVLLYGYKVMQTIGHNITELNNTRGFSIDFGTATTVLLSSIFGFPISTTHTVVGAVTGVGLARGIEVVNIDVLKDIVISWFITVPFSAGVSAILYLALSTFF from the coding sequence ATGACTATGATAATATTCTTTGCAGTGGTTGTGGGCATGTTCATGGCATTTACCATAGGTGCAAATGACGTTGCCAATGGTATGGCAACGGCTGTTGGTGCACGAGCTATTACCCCAAAGCAAGCAGCTTTGCTTGCATCCATACTTGAATTTCTTGGAGCTGTTATGTTTGGTGCAACAGTTACGAAAACGATAGCAAACGGAATAGTTTCTATAGAACACATTACAAATCCTAAGTTAGTGATGTACGGTGCAATTTCTGCTTTACTTGCAGCAAGTGCATGGGTTATGCTGGCTACTATTTTTGCAATGCCTGTCTCTACTACTCATTCTATAATAGGAGGTATGGTTGGTTTCGGTTTGGTAAGTGGTGGTACTAAAGTGATTTATTGGACAAAATTGTTTAAAATAGTACTTTCGTGGTTCATTTCGCCAGTGATTGGGGGCTTGCTTGCATTTTTTGTTTTTAAAGTACTTACAATTACTATCCTCCATCGCCCCAGTCCTTTGAATGCTGCAAAAAAGGTTGCACCGTTGCTAATTGGTTTTACCTTCTTTCTTATTTCATTTCTCTTTTCAGTAAAGACACTAAGGAAAAACTATAGCTCGTCACTCGTAACCGGAATTGTTTTTTTTGCCGTCTCATGGTTGTTGTCATATTTACTGATAAGAAAATATGCAAAGAAAACTAACAATGAATACAACGCCGTTGAGGGAATATTTAAAAATGTGCAGGTCATGACGTCTGCATATGTTTGTTTTTCTCACGGAGCAAACGATGTAGCCAACGCAGTCGGACCTATAGCATTGATATATATGATTAATAAGATCCATACTACCCACGTTTCCTCAATTGAAATACCAAAGCACATACTCTTTATCGGTGGGATTGGTATAGCGCTTGGTGTGTTATTGTACGGTTATAAAGTTATGCAAACAATAGGACATAATATAACGGAGCTGAACAATACAAGAGGATTTTCAATTGACTTTGGAACCGCAACAACCGTACTTTTGTCATCTATATTTGGTTTCCCAATAAGTACAACACACACGGTTGTTGGAGCAGTCACTGGTGTAGGACTTGCAAGAGGTATAGAAGTAGTTAATATAGATGTACTGAAAGATATTGTGATTTCGTGGTTCATAACTGTACCGTTTTCCGCAGGAGTAAGTGCTATTCTTTATCTTGCATTGTCTACATTTTTCTAA
- a CDS encoding 2-hydroxyacid dehydrogenase produces MNVLFLTKIIDYFAQRIEEIKKEFPKDTFLVPKVREEIEHMIEKADVIVSGSLSEYQVNRAVNLKYIIVPWAGVNGLPLDIIKSRNIIVCNNHGNGRIVAERALALALSVMGRVVEFHNDLCKGIWHGYEAGAKKEDFWFSLQGKKVSILGLGTIGQHIARLLSGFECEVMGYKRNMTLVEGVKYITTNIDEAIDFGDVIFVALPLTKSTIGIIDKQRLRRMNGKFLINVGRGQLIDEEGLYLALKENILAGAGIDTWYIYPSNDHQVQLPSHYPIHTLKNVVISPHVGGFTIEGQKGRIDETVENLRLILSGRMPKNIVDLELEY; encoded by the coding sequence ATGAATGTACTTTTCCTTACGAAAATTATAGACTATTTTGCGCAGAGGATAGAAGAGATAAAGAAAGAATTTCCAAAAGATACCTTCTTAGTTCCGAAAGTTCGAGAAGAAATTGAACATATGATTGAGAAAGCAGATGTCATAGTTAGTGGTTCGTTGAGTGAGTATCAAGTCAATAGAGCTGTGAATTTAAAATATATCATCGTTCCCTGGGCAGGTGTTAATGGATTACCATTGGATATTATTAAGTCACGCAATATTATTGTGTGTAACAATCACGGAAACGGGAGAATTGTAGCTGAAAGAGCTCTAGCATTAGCTCTCAGCGTTATGGGAAGGGTTGTTGAATTCCACAATGACCTGTGCAAGGGAATATGGCATGGATATGAGGCTGGTGCTAAAAAGGAGGATTTTTGGTTCTCCCTACAAGGTAAAAAGGTATCTATATTGGGACTTGGTACTATTGGGCAACACATAGCAAGGTTGCTGTCTGGTTTTGAATGTGAAGTAATGGGGTACAAAAGGAATATGACACTAGTTGAGGGAGTTAAATATATTACGACAAATATAGACGAAGCCATAGACTTTGGAGACGTTATCTTTGTTGCATTACCACTTACTAAATCTACAATAGGAATTATAGACAAACAAAGGCTCAGAAGAATGAATGGTAAATTTCTTATAAATGTTGGAAGAGGACAACTTATAGACGAAGAAGGACTCTACTTAGCTTTGAAAGAGAATATACTTGCAGGCGCAGGAATAGACACATGGTACATCTATCCAAGCAATGATCACCAAGTTCAACTACCTTCGCATTATCCAATACATACATTAAAAAACGTTGTAATTTCTCCACACGTGGGCGGATTCACTATCGAAGGGCAGAAAGGAAGAATAGACGAGACTGTAGAAAACTTAAGACTAATTCTATCTGGTAGAATGCCAAAGAATATAGTTGATTTAGAACTTGAATATTGA
- a CDS encoding NFACT family protein: MPFDGFVMKSIINCIAQKLIGLNVRNVYLSKNSLFFSFDVGDLKVCLNPNFAHISLVDHLIKEPERNVFVDLLRSRIRGAKVIEFFNHAHERTAVLKLKRIDEIGSIHNYVIYFDVMGKHSNVILVENDEILDAFKRVETRIRRLLPGEKFVLFNSEKKNVEEISSDEILSDLISKFKDKNKKLSEFLYSSIQGFSKITAQELLHRAGLEDKPTTEVNESDVKSLFTGLMSMVDELRNDKVFLYYKDERPVDVSSIRLHGYNDEKLCEDVISCVNEYFEFIEIREIFEQKRKQLLSVIKAKINQYEELKEKIINEILECAEADKYRKYGELLKTYSYQIEHGIESIDLFDWETGEYITVPVERNLTPIENSIRYFNLYSKLKRKLRGLEERKSIIEKELMYFQQLLITIENAENLEELNEIEDEMEENDLIKIKRQKREKRDGQLSQPRKYLYNGFTIYVGKNNRQNDELVRKANDNDLWLHVQGMPGAHVIVKTNGRDVDEDSLIYAAKLAAMYSKGKYSTNVPVDYTLIKYVKKPKGFRPGLVLYSNFKTIFVDPN; this comes from the coding sequence ATGCCGTTTGATGGTTTTGTGATGAAAAGTATTATCAATTGCATAGCGCAAAAATTGATAGGATTGAATGTTCGAAATGTTTATCTTTCAAAAAACTCTCTCTTTTTTTCTTTTGACGTTGGAGATCTGAAGGTATGTCTCAATCCAAATTTTGCACATATTTCATTGGTAGATCACTTAATCAAGGAACCTGAGAGAAACGTTTTTGTGGACCTATTAAGAAGCAGAATAAGAGGGGCTAAAGTTATCGAATTTTTCAACCATGCTCATGAACGAACAGCCGTTTTGAAATTGAAAAGGATAGATGAGATAGGTTCAATTCATAATTATGTTATATACTTTGATGTTATGGGCAAACACTCAAACGTTATTTTGGTAGAAAACGATGAAATTCTTGATGCATTTAAAAGAGTTGAAACAAGAATACGTAGGCTCTTGCCAGGTGAAAAATTTGTACTTTTCAATTCGGAGAAGAAGAACGTTGAAGAAATAAGTTCTGATGAAATTTTGAGCGATTTGATTAGTAAATTTAAAGACAAAAATAAGAAATTGTCTGAGTTTTTGTACTCTTCAATACAAGGATTCTCGAAAATCACTGCACAAGAGTTGCTGCACAGAGCTGGTCTTGAAGATAAACCCACAACAGAAGTCAACGAATCAGATGTCAAATCATTGTTCACCGGGCTTATGAGCATGGTTGATGAATTAAGAAATGATAAAGTGTTCTTGTATTACAAAGATGAAAGACCTGTTGATGTGTCTTCAATAAGGTTGCATGGCTATAATGACGAAAAGCTTTGCGAGGATGTTATATCGTGCGTTAACGAATATTTTGAATTTATAGAGATAAGAGAGATATTTGAGCAAAAGAGAAAACAATTATTGAGTGTAATTAAGGCAAAGATTAACCAATACGAGGAACTGAAAGAAAAAATCATCAACGAAATTTTAGAGTGTGCTGAAGCTGATAAATACAGAAAGTATGGTGAATTGCTGAAAACCTACAGCTACCAAATTGAGCATGGAATAGAATCCATTGATTTGTTCGATTGGGAAACAGGAGAATATATCACTGTTCCTGTTGAGAGGAACCTAACACCAATTGAAAACAGTATTCGTTATTTTAATCTCTACTCAAAGCTGAAAAGGAAATTGAGAGGTTTGGAAGAAAGGAAAAGTATAATTGAAAAGGAACTTATGTATTTTCAACAACTCTTAATAACAATAGAAAATGCTGAGAATTTGGAAGAATTGAATGAAATAGAAGACGAAATGGAGGAAAATGATTTAATAAAGATTAAAAGGCAAAAAAGGGAAAAGAGAGACGGTCAGTTATCCCAACCAAGGAAATATTTATACAACGGGTTTACAATATATGTTGGTAAGAATAACAGGCAAAATGACGAACTTGTAAGAAAAGCTAACGATAACGACCTTTGGTTACACGTACAAGGTATGCCTGGTGCACACGTAATAGTAAAGACAAATGGCAGAGACGTTGACGAAGATAGTCTTATTTATGCTGCAAAACTTGCTGCAATGTATAGTAAAGGAAAATATTCAACGAATGTACCAGTGGACTATACACTAATAAAATATGTGAAAAAACCCAAGGGATTCAGGCCCGGATTGGTTTTGTACTCAAACTTTAAAACTATTTTTGTTGATCCAAATTAA
- the uvrB gene encoding excinuclease ABC subunit UvrB, with product MNFELVSEYLPMGDQPQAIEKLVKGLNNGYKFQTLLGVTGSGKTFTMANVIKEVNRPVLIISPNKTLAAQLYSEFKTFFPNNKVEFFISYYDYYQPEAYVPTKDLYIEKSADINDIIARMRMSAIKSIMTRRDVVVVASVSAIYACGDPRDFDVLNIKIEVGQRVNFTDLLKRLVKIGYERKEDIGLTGSFRLRGDTIEVFPSYQDEGIRIEFFGDEVDRIYTFDRMNRNVIEQLDRLTIYPTKEYVTTEEKIASAVKGIQEELKQRVEELKRQGKELEAQRLLQRTMNDLELLTTLGYCTGIENYSRHFDGRKPGEPPYSLLDYYDEDYIVFIDESHITIPQLKAMYRGEMSRKKSLVEYGFRLPCAYDNRPLKFEEFLQRVSQVIFVSATPGPFELEVSEQIVEQIIRPTGLVDPQVEVRPTRYQVDDLIKEIVEVKKRGEKALVTVLTKKTAEMLAEYLVELNIKALYLHSELDAIKRVEVLKKLRAGEIDVVVGVNLLREGLDLPEVSLVAILDADTEGFLRSETTLIQIIGRTARNENGKVIMYADKITPAMQRAIDETNRRRKIQIEYNQKHGIRPKSIVKPIMEDIFAPFRDKEEELYKVYEDSIFQLRESLSIEEYAALLEEEMYKAASELRYEDAARLRDELFKVREQMRKN from the coding sequence TTGAATTTCGAACTTGTAAGTGAATACTTGCCCATGGGTGATCAACCTCAGGCAATAGAAAAACTTGTCAAAGGGCTGAATAACGGTTATAAGTTTCAAACGCTACTCGGTGTAACTGGTAGCGGTAAGACATTTACTATGGCTAATGTTATAAAAGAAGTTAATCGACCTGTTTTAATAATATCGCCAAACAAGACACTGGCCGCACAACTTTATTCAGAATTCAAGACATTCTTTCCCAATAACAAAGTGGAATTCTTTATCAGCTACTATGACTATTACCAACCTGAAGCATACGTACCAACTAAAGATCTGTACATCGAAAAAAGTGCAGATATAAATGATATCATAGCCAGAATGCGAATGAGTGCCATTAAATCTATCATGACCAGGAGAGATGTTGTTGTTGTTGCAAGTGTCTCCGCAATATACGCATGCGGAGATCCAAGAGACTTCGACGTGCTTAACATTAAAATAGAGGTTGGACAGAGAGTTAACTTTACCGATCTACTTAAAAGGCTTGTTAAAATTGGGTATGAAAGAAAAGAGGACATAGGTTTGACAGGGAGCTTTAGACTACGCGGTGATACAATCGAAGTGTTCCCATCTTATCAAGACGAAGGTATAAGGATAGAGTTTTTTGGTGACGAAGTTGATAGAATATACACTTTTGATAGAATGAACAGAAATGTAATTGAACAACTTGATAGGTTGACAATCTATCCGACAAAAGAGTATGTTACAACAGAAGAAAAGATAGCCTCCGCCGTTAAGGGTATTCAAGAAGAATTAAAGCAAAGGGTAGAAGAATTGAAAAGACAAGGAAAGGAACTAGAAGCTCAAAGATTGCTTCAGAGAACTATGAACGACTTAGAGTTGTTAACAACGCTTGGTTACTGTACAGGTATTGAAAATTACTCAAGACATTTTGATGGTAGAAAACCTGGCGAACCACCGTATTCTTTACTTGATTATTACGACGAGGATTATATAGTCTTTATAGACGAATCGCATATTACAATTCCTCAGCTTAAAGCAATGTACCGTGGTGAGATGTCAAGAAAAAAAAGCCTTGTGGAGTACGGTTTTAGGTTACCTTGTGCTTATGACAACAGACCTTTAAAATTTGAAGAATTTTTGCAAAGGGTAAGTCAAGTAATATTTGTTTCGGCAACTCCGGGACCTTTTGAATTGGAAGTTTCTGAACAGATAGTTGAGCAAATTATACGCCCAACAGGATTAGTCGATCCACAAGTTGAGGTTAGGCCTACAAGATATCAAGTAGATGATCTTATAAAAGAAATCGTTGAGGTAAAAAAACGAGGTGAAAAGGCTTTGGTTACAGTCTTAACGAAAAAGACAGCAGAGATGCTTGCAGAGTATTTGGTCGAACTTAACATAAAAGCTTTGTACCTCCACTCGGAGCTTGATGCAATAAAAAGAGTAGAAGTACTCAAGAAACTACGTGCTGGAGAAATTGATGTTGTTGTTGGGGTAAATTTACTTAGAGAAGGTTTAGATTTACCCGAGGTCTCTTTGGTGGCTATACTCGACGCTGATACGGAAGGATTTTTAAGAAGTGAAACAACGTTAATACAGATTATAGGCCGAACGGCAAGAAATGAAAATGGTAAAGTTATAATGTATGCTGATAAGATAACACCAGCAATGCAAAGGGCGATAGACGAAACTAACAGGAGAAGGAAAATACAAATCGAGTACAATCAAAAACATGGTATAAGACCAAAAAGCATAGTTAAGCCTATTATGGAAGATATTTTTGCTCCGTTTAGAGATAAGGAAGAGGAACTATACAAAGTTTACGAAGATAGTATTTTCCAATTAAGAGAGAGTCTCTCAATTGAAGAATACGCGGCCTTGCTTGAAGAAGAGATGTACAAGGCAGCATCTGAATTGAGATACGAGGATGCGGCAAGACTCAGAGATGAGTTGTTTAAAGTAAGAGAACAAATGAGAAAAAATTGA
- a CDS encoding beta-N-acetylhexosaminidase, protein MLQEDIEIRLIPYPKKLIRKEGFLKVESDGIIFFDEVESKNLAILLREVLSTYGGNYTIRSSNKKLNTFHIILKINSDIVSHAQGYKILIDDSVTMVGNDKAGLFYAVQTFKQLLRLFGFNLPKLVIEDYPDFVNRGIMIDISRDRIPKIETFEYIIEKLSEMKINQLQLYFEHTFAYTNHKEVWEGYSPLTHDEVIYLDKYCKERFIELVPNQNTFGHMSKWLVHRKYRALAEAPDGYVTPWGTKYEYPFSLSPAVHGSIKLVEELLDELLPLFESNQVNIGCDETFDLGVGKSKEICEKQGKAKVYFDFLMKIYKIAKKYKKSVMFWGDIIENHPEFIPLLPKDMIPMVWGYEYNHPFDKKCELYYNSGLSFYVCPGTSTWNTFIGRSDNAVKNIKSAVLNGKEFGAIGVLTTDWGDNGHVQHLPLSWIGYSYSAHLSWNTTDLDIQELLDAIDKHIFESKNIDFSLSKMIYELGTVYSKLPYTPNGTPFFYAFIYPESAIKNWDAEMLKQLEDVSDRIDEIKEKLASCTEEKILSICEQVINNISFAQIGLALIKLILKYEDIWKIPESEWNKLVEEFYKTIDEYKNIWNKYNRSGGLEESIFKLSRFLRVRQADLRGLIF, encoded by the coding sequence ATGTTACAGGAAGATATTGAAATTAGATTAATACCTTATCCAAAAAAACTGATACGCAAGGAAGGATTTCTCAAAGTTGAGAGCGATGGAATAATTTTCTTTGATGAGGTCGAATCAAAGAATTTAGCAATTCTACTTAGAGAAGTACTATCAACGTATGGCGGAAATTATACCATCCGCTCTTCCAACAAAAAACTCAACACATTTCACATAATCCTTAAAATAAATTCAGATATTGTTTCACATGCTCAAGGTTATAAGATCTTGATTGATGATTCTGTAACTATGGTTGGAAATGACAAAGCGGGACTTTTTTACGCAGTTCAAACATTTAAGCAACTCTTAAGATTATTTGGATTTAATCTCCCAAAGCTTGTAATTGAGGATTATCCGGATTTCGTAAACAGAGGTATCATGATTGACATAAGCCGTGATCGAATACCAAAAATCGAGACTTTCGAGTACATAATAGAAAAATTATCTGAAATGAAAATAAATCAGTTACAACTGTATTTTGAACACACATTTGCCTACACAAACCACAAAGAGGTTTGGGAAGGGTATTCACCATTAACACACGACGAAGTAATTTATCTTGATAAATACTGCAAAGAGAGATTTATAGAGCTTGTACCTAATCAAAATACATTTGGGCATATGAGCAAGTGGCTCGTGCATAGAAAATATCGAGCTCTTGCTGAAGCACCAGATGGATACGTAACACCATGGGGTACGAAATATGAATATCCATTCTCGCTTTCACCAGCAGTACATGGATCTATAAAACTTGTTGAAGAGCTTCTTGATGAACTACTACCATTATTTGAAAGCAACCAAGTAAATATAGGGTGTGATGAGACATTTGACCTTGGTGTTGGTAAGTCTAAGGAAATTTGTGAAAAGCAAGGAAAAGCGAAAGTGTACTTTGATTTTTTGATGAAGATATACAAAATAGCAAAAAAGTACAAGAAGAGTGTGATGTTTTGGGGTGATATAATCGAAAATCATCCAGAATTTATACCCCTGCTTCCAAAAGATATGATACCTATGGTATGGGGATATGAATATAACCATCCATTTGATAAAAAATGTGAATTGTACTACAACAGTGGACTTTCTTTTTATGTTTGCCCAGGCACGTCCACATGGAATACTTTCATAGGACGAAGCGATAATGCAGTCAAAAATATAAAAAGCGCAGTTTTAAATGGCAAGGAGTTTGGCGCAATTGGTGTACTTACAACAGATTGGGGTGACAATGGGCACGTCCAACATCTCCCATTATCTTGGATAGGTTATTCTTACAGTGCTCACTTAAGTTGGAATACAACTGATCTGGATATCCAAGAATTACTTGATGCTATAGATAAGCACATATTTGAGTCTAAGAATATAGACTTCTCTCTTTCTAAGATGATCTACGAGCTTGGCACAGTGTATAGCAAACTGCCGTATACACCCAATGGTACACCGTTTTTTTACGCCTTTATTTATCCTGAAAGTGCTATCAAAAATTGGGATGCAGAAATGTTAAAACAACTAGAGGATGTGTCAGATAGGATCGATGAAATCAAAGAAAAACTGGCTTCTTGTACTGAGGAAAAGATATTATCCATCTGCGAACAAGTGATTAACAATATTTCCTTTGCACAGATTGGTTTAGCATTAATAAAGTTGATTTTAAAATATGAGGATATATGGAAGATACCAGAAAGTGAATGGAATAAACTGGTAGAGGAGTTTTATAAGACAATTGATGAATACAAAAACATTTGGAACAAGTACAACAGATCAGGTGGACTTGAGGAGAGTATATTCAAACTTTCAAGATTTTTAAGAGTTCGACAAGCAGATTTGCGGGGGTTGATTTTCTGA
- a CDS encoding ABC transporter permease subunit encodes MVYITISLVIPFALSLKLSQGLSWNAITDNISKIRFTIFQAFLSAIFTAILGLPGAYLVGRTKLNSLVRKIFRVISSIPFVLPGITMAIGFFLTFGKSGIYSKILGTFGINIQILYTFTAIILGHVFYNFPLFIRIVGEAWENIDGFVIEAAKLDGAGKWKTFLKVELPLLIPSILRAFFLTYIYTFTSFSVVLILGGIKYSTIEVAIYMYSRITFDFKSASTLMLFQLLFISLIGYFVSVKREVHEKNFHTHLEKFPKWGYVLFGLYILLIFVPLFYSAISGFLDYYGRFSLTNFRIFFSESLEYLVGTTVKEMIFYTVLISTVSSIISILISTIGGYYSSRGKRFNYILLIPAAMSSVTIAFPYVLINIPVLLKIVFTHSLIVLPITFGIIETGWRSIPNNIIEAAKVDGAGDILTFLKIALPLLKNFIFTAFVYSVTISVGETSGTLTLVEPPIMTFSTVVFRLMNSRNTEVAMVLNTFYFIFVVSLFIMVEFSRREEVL; translated from the coding sequence GTGGTTTATATAACAATCTCACTTGTAATACCATTTGCATTAAGCTTGAAACTCTCGCAGGGTTTAAGTTGGAACGCTATTACAGATAATATAAGTAAAATCAGATTCACCATTTTTCAAGCATTCTTATCTGCGATCTTTACAGCAATTTTGGGCTTACCTGGTGCTTATTTAGTGGGTAGAACAAAACTAAACAGCCTCGTACGAAAGATTTTTCGTGTGATCTCAAGCATACCATTCGTCTTACCTGGTATAACAATGGCGATAGGTTTCTTTCTTACATTTGGTAAATCGGGTATTTATTCAAAAATTTTAGGCACTTTTGGAATCAACATCCAAATTCTATACACCTTTACTGCTATAATTCTCGGACATGTGTTTTATAACTTTCCTTTATTTATCAGAATTGTTGGTGAAGCATGGGAAAACATAGATGGCTTCGTAATTGAAGCTGCAAAACTGGATGGTGCGGGGAAGTGGAAAACGTTTCTAAAAGTTGAATTGCCACTATTAATTCCATCAATTTTGAGGGCATTTTTCTTAACCTATATATACACGTTTACAAGTTTTTCGGTGGTTCTTATACTCGGCGGTATAAAATACTCTACAATAGAGGTTGCAATCTATATGTACTCAAGAATAACATTTGACTTCAAATCAGCCTCCACACTGATGCTTTTTCAGCTTTTATTTATATCTTTGATAGGATATTTTGTGTCTGTTAAACGAGAAGTCCACGAGAAAAACTTTCATACGCATTTGGAAAAGTTTCCTAAATGGGGATATGTGTTATTTGGCCTTTACATACTTTTAATATTTGTGCCTCTTTTTTATTCGGCAATTTCTGGATTTCTGGACTATTATGGAAGATTTTCATTAACTAATTTTCGTATATTTTTCTCGGAAAGCTTAGAATATCTCGTTGGTACAACCGTTAAAGAAATGATTTTTTACACGGTCTTGATTTCTACTGTTTCATCCATTATAAGTATTTTAATAAGTACAATAGGTGGATATTACTCATCAAGGGGAAAAAGATTCAATTACATACTTCTTATCCCCGCGGCAATGTCATCTGTGACTATAGCATTTCCTTATGTACTAATCAATATCCCGGTTTTGTTGAAAATAGTTTTCACTCATTCTCTGATTGTACTCCCAATAACATTTGGGATCATAGAAACAGGATGGAGGAGTATACCAAACAACATAATAGAGGCAGCAAAAGTTGATGGTGCAGGTGACATTCTGACATTTTTAAAGATAGCTTTACCGCTTCTAAAGAATTTTATCTTTACGGCATTTGTATATTCAGTTACAATCTCTGTTGGTGAAACATCAGGTACACTTACATTAGTCGAACCACCTATTATGACCTTTTCGACCGTGGTTTTCAGATTAATGAATTCAAGAAACACAGAAGTTGCAATGGTATTGAACACATTCTACTTTATCTTTGTTGTCTCTTTGTTCATAATGGTTGAATTTTCAAGGAGGGAGGAAGTCTTATGA
- a CDS encoding phospho-sugar mutase, which translates to MILFGTGGIRGIMREGEFDEKTVAVASKGVANYMKMKNLKSVLIAYDTRNNSEKFAKLSACVFSGEGLEAYLFQEPVPTPVLSYGVRKLGMDIGVVITASHNPPEYNGYKVYTSNGVQAVPEVTDVLTELVKKAWEEPISAVEKYSYISEDLLNEYVDECAKLINGSLEGLKVIYSPLHGTGSKFVPKLLRALGAEVVEVSEQMDHNGNFPTAKTPNPEDDRALVLLREYMERYKVDLGIATDPDADRVGVIYKDVRLTGNQVGVLLSDALIKEYKTSGKSSGMLIKTIVSTNMVVPICMEHNVQLFEVPTGFKFIGDLAEKRKDLDFILGFEESCGYLTGNLARDKDAVLSCGLISKVAKQHDLLEQLNKLYEKYGYYLEKLLNFEFGSVRKSYEVYEKLKKLNSKDVINVIDYSEGYGGIIPNETLRFDFQNGTIFVRPSGTEPKMKAYVMVKADTLERAKEDVEKLANKMKDIVRSLENE; encoded by the coding sequence ATGATTCTTTTTGGAACAGGTGGGATAAGAGGTATAATGAGGGAAGGAGAATTCGATGAAAAAACGGTTGCCGTAGCATCAAAAGGTGTTGCTAATTACATGAAAATGAAAAACCTTAAAAGCGTACTCATCGCCTATGATACAAGAAACAATTCGGAAAAATTTGCCAAATTATCTGCCTGTGTATTTTCTGGAGAAGGTTTGGAAGCTTATCTCTTTCAAGAACCTGTACCAACACCTGTTCTTTCGTATGGTGTTAGGAAATTAGGGATGGATATCGGAGTAGTTATAACCGCAAGTCATAATCCTCCGGAATACAACGGTTACAAAGTTTACACCTCAAATGGTGTTCAAGCAGTACCTGAGGTTACAGATGTACTTACTGAACTTGTGAAGAAAGCTTGGGAAGAACCTATATCTGCCGTGGAAAAGTATAGTTATATCTCTGAAGACCTTCTCAACGAATATGTAGACGAATGTGCTAAATTAATAAATGGCAGCCTCGAAGGTCTTAAAGTAATTTATTCACCCTTACATGGGACGGGTTCAAAGTTTGTACCAAAATTACTTAGAGCACTCGGTGCAGAAGTTGTTGAAGTTTCAGAACAGATGGACCACAATGGAAATTTCCCAACCGCAAAAACCCCGAATCCGGAAGATGACAGAGCACTTGTACTGCTTAGAGAATATATGGAAAGATACAAAGTAGATCTTGGGATTGCGACAGATCCAGACGCAGATAGAGTTGGTGTAATTTACAAAGATGTCAGGTTAACTGGTAATCAAGTAGGTGTACTTCTAAGTGATGCTTTAATTAAGGAATACAAAACTTCTGGGAAAAGTTCTGGAATGTTAATCAAAACCATCGTGAGCACAAACATGGTTGTTCCAATATGCATGGAGCATAACGTACAATTATTTGAAGTGCCAACTGGATTTAAATTTATAGGTGATTTAGCTGAAAAAAGAAAAGACCTTGATTTTATACTTGGTTTTGAAGAAAGTTGTGGTTACTTGACAGGTAATTTAGCAAGGGACAAGGATGCTGTATTGTCATGCGGGCTCATATCAAAGGTTGCAAAACAGCACGATTTACTCGAACAGTTAAATAAATTGTACGAAAAATACGGATATTACCTGGAGAAACTACTGAACTTTGAATTTGGAAGCGTGCGCAAATCATATGAGGTTTATGAAAAATTGAAGAAATTGAATTCAAAAGATGTGATAAACGTTATAGATTATTCTGAAGGTTACGGTGGAATTATACCAAATGAAACTCTGAGATTCGATTTCCAAAACGGCACGATTTTTGTTAGGCCCTCCGGTACAGAACCAAAGATGAAAGCGTATGTTATGGTCAAAGCTGACACTTTAGAAAGAGCAAAAGAAGATGTTGAAAAACTTGCCAATAAAATGAAAGACATAGTCAGAAGTCTCGAAAATGAATAA